A genomic region of Homalodisca vitripennis isolate AUS2020 chromosome 5, UT_GWSS_2.1, whole genome shotgun sequence contains the following coding sequences:
- the LOC124363136 gene encoding uncharacterized protein LOC124363136, translating to MLHIQPPSGARGSTTRPFAPRHMLELYRQYTSTSRQPSDSVATTIRNILPMSAPTLGSVGSKDLLFNVSCVQETEEVRLAQLQLNRRKLHQRHTHKRLLAPPFRVRLYQVTPTRLVPLASVPVSMVQRSAWASVDITAALKELLLDPKVSRRILAVRFESPSGKQIPPSHFLRGVPDTPHAFLVVFAEDSEENMVSEDGSQLAPKPPMHTHAMVQKLRQGPHAALFLGEDQSNDLQVIPLLDEARKAHMFTRNNTKRVNTLQTLPTYGENVEENKFTTSALIRKMRSIMDNQLPDDDDNALDNQVGKDLADIRDGIEDRPSSAHREQQEEIQEREEKQA from the exons ATGCTGCATATCCAGCCGCCTTCTGGCGCCAGAGGATCTACCACCAGACCCTTCGCTCCCAGGCACATGCTGGAACTCTACCGGCAGTATACTTCCACCAGCAGGCAGCCCAGTGACAGCGTCGCCACCACCATCCGCAACATCCTGCCGATGTCGGCCCCCACACTTG GGTCGGTTGGCAGTAAGGACTTGTTGTTCAACGTGAGCTGTGTACAGGAGACTGAAGAAGTAAGGCTCGCTCAGCTGCAGCTGAACAGGCGGAAACTACACCAGCGGCACACCCACAAGCGATTGCTGGCACCCCCTTTCAGGGTGAGGCTGTACCAGGTCACCCCTACACGGCTGGTGCCTCTCGCCTCTGTGCCGGTGTCCATGGTCCAGAGGAGTGCATGGGCCTCGGTGGACATCACCGCGGCACTCAAGGAGCTACTACTGGACCCGAAGGTCTCCAGGAGGATCTTAGCGGTGAGGTTCGAGTCCCCTTCCGGGAAGCAGATCCCTCCGTCCCACTTCCTACGGGGAGTCCCCGACACTCCACACGCCTTCCTAGTGGTATTTGCTGAGGACAGCGAGGAGAACATGGTGTCGGAGGACGGGAGTCAGCTTGCCCCCAAGCCGCCGATGCACACCCACGCGATGGTGCAGAAGTTGCGACAAGGCCCCCACGCCGCCCTCTTCCTGGGGGAAGACCAAAGCAACGATCTCCAAGTCATCCCCCTGCTTGATGAAGCCAGGAAGGCGCACATGTTCACAAGGAACAACACAAAGAGAGTAAATACCCTCCAAACTCTACCTACGTACGGTGAAAATGTCGAAGAGAACAAGTTCACCACTAGCGCGTTGATCCGTAAAATGAGGTCAATAATGGACAACCAACTGCCTGACGATGACGATAACGCCTTGGATAATCAAGTCGGCAAAGACCTTGCCGACATCCGTGATGGGATCGAAGACCGGCCCAGTTCAGCACATCGAGAGCAACAAGAGGAAATTCAAGAAAGGGAAGAAAAGCAAGCGTAA